In Arthrobacter sp. B3I4, the following proteins share a genomic window:
- the mgrA gene encoding L-glyceraldehyde 3-phosphate reductase yields MTYVAAETRYDSMPYRRVGRSGLKLPAISLGLWHNFGDDKPFEVQRAILRRAFDLGVTHFDLANNYGPAAGSAETNFGRHLKDDFAPYRDELVISSKAGYNMWPGPYGEWGSRKYLLASLDQSLTRMGLDYVDIFYSHRPDPETPLEETMGALDQAVRSGKALYAGISSYTPEQTVEAARILKELGTPLLIHQPSYSMLNRWTENGSPSLYEALEQVGAGSIAFSPLAQGMLTDRYLNGVPEDSRAAQNKSLDEATITGEKLDRVRGLNRIAEGRDQTLAQMAIAWVLRDQVKGSPVTSALVGASSVRQLEDTLAAVNNLGFTADELDAIDEFAVESDINLWSQK; encoded by the coding sequence ATGACCTACGTTGCAGCGGAGACCCGCTACGACTCCATGCCGTACCGCCGGGTGGGCCGCAGCGGACTGAAACTGCCGGCCATTTCGCTGGGCCTGTGGCACAACTTCGGCGACGACAAGCCCTTCGAGGTGCAGCGGGCCATCCTGCGCCGCGCCTTCGACCTGGGCGTGACGCACTTCGATCTCGCCAACAACTACGGCCCGGCGGCTGGTTCCGCCGAGACCAATTTCGGCCGGCACCTCAAGGACGACTTCGCGCCGTACCGGGACGAACTGGTCATCTCCAGCAAGGCCGGCTACAACATGTGGCCCGGGCCGTACGGCGAGTGGGGATCACGGAAATACCTGCTCGCCAGCCTGGACCAGTCGTTGACGCGCATGGGCCTGGATTACGTGGACATCTTCTACAGCCACCGCCCGGACCCGGAGACGCCGCTGGAGGAGACCATGGGCGCGCTTGACCAGGCTGTGCGTTCCGGCAAGGCCCTCTACGCCGGGATCTCCTCCTACACCCCGGAGCAGACGGTTGAGGCGGCACGGATCCTCAAGGAGCTCGGCACGCCGCTGCTGATCCACCAGCCCAGCTACTCCATGCTGAACCGCTGGACCGAGAACGGCAGCCCCAGCCTCTATGAGGCGCTGGAGCAGGTGGGCGCCGGGTCCATTGCCTTCTCACCGCTGGCCCAGGGCATGTTGACGGACCGCTACCTGAACGGTGTTCCGGAAGACTCCCGCGCCGCCCAGAACAAGTCCCTGGATGAAGCCACCATTACCGGTGAAAAGCTGGACCGGGTGCGCGGACTCAACCGGATCGCCGAGGGCCGCGACCAGACCCTCGCTCAGATGGCCATCGCCTGGGTCCTGCGTGACCAGGTGAAGGGTTCCCCGGTAACGTCGGCGCTGGTCGGTGCTTCCAGCGTCCGCCAGCTCGAGGACACCCTGGCTGCGGTCAACAACCTGGGGTTCACGGCTGATGAGCTGGACGCGATCGACGAGTTCGCCGTGGAATCTGATATCAACCTCTGGTCGCAGAAGTAG
- a CDS encoding inositol-3-phosphate synthase — translation MSANPIRVAIVGVGNCATSLVQGVQYYQDADPETTIPGLMHVQFGKYHVNDVQFVAAFDVDGKKVGQDLSAAILASENNTIKIADVPPTGVTVQRGPTLDGLGKYYLETIEQSPEEPVDVVQALKDAEVDVMVCYLPVGSQEAAEFYAQCAIDAGVAFVNALPVFIAGTKAWADKFTAAGVPIVGDDIKSQIGATITHRVMAKLFEDRGVTLDRTYQLNVGGNMDFKNMLERDRLESKKISKTQAVTSNVEAELAAKDVHIGPSDYVQWLDDRKWAFVRLEGRNFGDAPVSLEYKLEVWDSPNSAGVIIDAVRAAKIGLDRGIGGPLLSASSYFMKSPPEQFNDDLGREKVEAFIRGDLER, via the coding sequence GTGTCTGCAAATCCGATTCGTGTTGCAATCGTCGGCGTGGGTAACTGTGCCACTTCGCTGGTCCAGGGTGTCCAGTACTACCAGGATGCTGACCCGGAGACCACGATCCCTGGTCTGATGCACGTCCAGTTCGGCAAGTACCACGTCAACGACGTCCAGTTCGTTGCAGCGTTCGACGTCGACGGCAAGAAGGTGGGCCAGGACCTGTCCGCCGCCATCCTTGCCAGCGAAAACAACACCATCAAGATCGCCGACGTCCCGCCGACCGGTGTCACCGTCCAGCGCGGCCCGACCCTCGACGGCCTCGGCAAGTACTACCTCGAGACCATCGAGCAGTCCCCGGAGGAGCCGGTCGACGTCGTCCAGGCCCTCAAGGACGCCGAGGTCGATGTGATGGTCTGCTACCTCCCGGTCGGATCCCAGGAAGCGGCCGAGTTCTACGCCCAGTGCGCGATCGACGCCGGTGTGGCCTTCGTCAACGCCTTGCCGGTCTTCATCGCCGGGACCAAGGCCTGGGCCGACAAGTTCACCGCAGCCGGTGTGCCGATCGTGGGCGATGACATCAAGAGCCAGATCGGCGCCACCATCACGCACCGCGTCATGGCGAAGCTGTTCGAAGACCGCGGCGTCACGCTGGACCGCACCTACCAGCTGAACGTCGGCGGCAACATGGACTTCAAGAACATGCTCGAGCGGGACCGTCTCGAGTCCAAGAAGATCTCCAAGACTCAGGCCGTCACCTCCAACGTCGAGGCCGAGCTCGCCGCCAAGGACGTGCACATTGGTCCGTCGGACTACGTGCAGTGGCTCGATGACCGCAAGTGGGCCTTCGTGCGCCTCGAGGGCCGCAACTTCGGCGACGCCCCGGTGTCGCTCGAATACAAGCTGGAGGTCTGGGACTCGCCCAACTCGGCCGGTGTGATCATTGACGCCGTCCGCGCCGCGAAGATCGGCCTGGACCGCGGCATCGGCGGTCCGCTGCTGTCGGCGTCGAGCTACTTCATGAAGTCCCCGCCGGAGCAGTTCAACGACGACCTGGGCCGCGAAAAGGTCGAGGCCTTCATCCGCGGCGATTTGGAGCGCTAA
- the mshA gene encoding D-inositol-3-phosphate glycosyltransferase, which translates to MPLVRRVAFLSLHTSPMEQPGSGDAGGMNVYIRALAAALAEDGVEVEIFTRSTAAGQAAVEHPSPGVCVHNVLAGPPHKVPKEELPALLHSMVAEIDRIKQLQPHGRYDVIHSHYWVSGAAGLELSQLWGVPLVHTMHTMAKVKNLLLESGEQPEPRRREEGEHRIVDGATRLIANTGAEAAELVSHYDADPDHIDVAPPGVDLTIFTPAFRGRARSQHGVPPGRFHLLFAGRIQRLKGPQILIKAAALLRARRPDIDLQLTILGAVSGNKDFDLKALITAAGMDDVVTHHPPVSAPKLAGWYRSADVVVMPSYSESFGLVALEAQACGTPVVATKVGGLSRAIFDGRTGLLVEGHKAADWADALEALHDDPATREDMGRAASVHAQGFGWQRTAAITLESYQAALVQYFGTRSSIPAGHTP; encoded by the coding sequence ATGCCGCTGGTCCGCCGGGTCGCCTTCCTTTCCCTGCACACCTCGCCGATGGAGCAGCCCGGCTCCGGCGACGCCGGGGGCATGAACGTGTACATCCGCGCCCTCGCCGCAGCTCTGGCGGAGGACGGCGTCGAGGTCGAGATTTTCACGCGGTCCACCGCCGCGGGCCAGGCCGCCGTCGAACACCCCTCCCCCGGCGTGTGCGTCCACAACGTGCTGGCCGGTCCGCCGCACAAGGTCCCCAAGGAGGAACTGCCGGCGCTGCTGCACAGCATGGTGGCCGAGATTGACCGGATCAAACAGCTGCAGCCGCACGGCCGCTACGATGTCATTCATTCGCACTACTGGGTCTCCGGGGCCGCGGGGCTGGAGCTCTCGCAGCTCTGGGGAGTGCCGCTGGTGCACACCATGCACACCATGGCCAAGGTCAAGAACCTGCTGCTGGAGTCCGGCGAGCAGCCCGAGCCGCGCCGCCGCGAGGAAGGCGAGCACCGGATCGTCGACGGCGCCACCCGGCTGATCGCCAACACCGGCGCGGAAGCCGCCGAGCTGGTCTCGCACTACGACGCCGACCCGGACCACATCGACGTCGCGCCCCCGGGCGTCGACCTGACCATCTTCACCCCGGCTTTCCGGGGCCGTGCCCGGAGCCAGCACGGGGTGCCGCCGGGCCGCTTCCATCTGCTGTTCGCCGGGCGGATCCAGCGGCTCAAGGGCCCGCAGATCCTGATCAAGGCCGCCGCCTTGCTCCGCGCCCGACGGCCGGACATTGACCTGCAGCTGACGATCCTCGGCGCGGTGAGCGGGAACAAGGACTTCGATCTCAAGGCCCTGATCACCGCGGCCGGAATGGACGACGTCGTGACGCACCACCCGCCGGTCAGCGCGCCCAAGCTGGCGGGCTGGTACCGCTCCGCCGACGTCGTCGTGATGCCCTCCTACAGCGAGTCCTTCGGGCTGGTCGCCCTGGAGGCCCAGGCCTGCGGCACGCCCGTGGTCGCCACGAAGGTAGGCGGGCTGTCGCGGGCCATTTTCGACGGCCGCACCGGACTGCTGGTCGAAGGACACAAGGCCGCGGACTGGGCCGACGCCCTCGAAGCCCTCCACGACGACCCGGCAACCCGCGAGGACATGGGCCGGGCGGCATCGGTGCACGCCCAGGGGTTCGGCTGGCAACGCACCGCCGCGATCACGCTGGAAAGCTACCAGGCCGCGCTGGTCCAGTATTTTGGAACACGAAGCAGCATTCCCGCGGGCCACACACCCTGA
- a CDS encoding GNAT family N-acetyltransferase, whose translation MSTNDESRQVPWLIREATGEDWPGIWQIVEPVVRAGETFAWDRDTTEDQARAKWFQSPPGRTFVAVGTGELDGVVLGTGEMHPNQRGGGSHVANAGYMVRAGQGGRGLARALCAYSLEAARTAGFRAMQFNAVVETNTRAVAAWQAMGFEVLATTPEAFNHPSQGYVGLHVMYRRL comes from the coding sequence GTGAGCACAAATGACGAAAGCCGGCAGGTGCCCTGGCTCATCCGCGAGGCGACCGGCGAGGACTGGCCCGGTATCTGGCAGATTGTCGAGCCGGTGGTCCGCGCCGGCGAAACGTTTGCCTGGGACCGGGACACCACCGAGGACCAGGCCCGAGCCAAGTGGTTCCAGTCGCCCCCGGGCCGCACCTTCGTCGCGGTAGGGACGGGCGAGCTCGACGGCGTCGTGCTGGGCACCGGGGAAATGCACCCGAATCAGCGCGGCGGCGGAAGCCACGTCGCCAATGCCGGCTACATGGTCCGTGCCGGGCAGGGCGGCCGCGGCCTGGCCCGCGCACTGTGCGCCTACTCCCTGGAGGCAGCCCGGACGGCAGGGTTCCGGGCCATGCAATTCAATGCCGTGGTGGAAACCAACACCCGGGCCGTGGCCGCGTGGCAGGCGATGGGCTTCGAGGTCCTGGCCACGACCCCGGAGGCTTTCAACCACCCAAGCCAGGGCTACGTCGGCCTGCACGTGATGTACCGCAGGCTTTAG
- a CDS encoding 6-phospho-beta-glucosidase — MRLMIAGGGGFRVPLVYRALSAGPFAGLVRELVLYDVDAGRLAAIEAVLACLREQAPPGSQGPPVRTTTALNDALTGVDMVFAAIRPGGTAGRTLDERVAQDLGLLGQETTGAGGIAYALRTIPPMLELGQAMQRLCPGAWLVNFTNPAGMVTEALVPVLGSRVVGICDSAGSLVRRAARAAGVGLPEGRLDGVGYYGLNHLGWLYRLEAGGEDVLPGLLADAGALAGFEEGRLFPQPFLAALGCLPNEYLYYYYETARAVAAMRAAATTRGESIHRQQVELYPRLASAGADAYRLWDAARRSREEGYLAEARSGGEQRDEEDLAGGGYERVALAVMRALAGGGDAELVLNTPNTVPGPGGVPDAAIPGLPADAVVEVPARVGAGGVVPLPQARPAEAQLALMLRVKEVERLVVRAAAPAGAAPAGPGWAGPGTRREAALAAFARHPLVDSDALAARLLSGYEAAFPQLRELWRRDS; from the coding sequence ATGCGGCTCATGATTGCTGGCGGCGGCGGTTTCCGCGTGCCGCTTGTTTACCGGGCGCTCTCCGCCGGCCCCTTTGCGGGGCTGGTCCGGGAGCTGGTGCTCTATGACGTCGACGCCGGCCGGCTCGCCGCCATTGAGGCCGTGCTGGCCTGCCTGCGGGAGCAGGCGCCGCCCGGCTCCCAGGGCCCGCCGGTACGCACCACCACCGCACTGAACGACGCGCTGACCGGCGTCGACATGGTCTTCGCCGCTATCCGTCCCGGCGGCACGGCGGGACGGACCCTCGACGAGCGGGTGGCGCAGGACCTGGGCCTGCTGGGCCAGGAGACGACCGGCGCCGGCGGGATCGCCTACGCGCTGCGCACCATCCCGCCGATGCTGGAGCTCGGGCAGGCCATGCAGCGGCTCTGCCCCGGCGCCTGGCTGGTCAATTTCACCAACCCGGCCGGCATGGTGACCGAGGCGCTGGTCCCCGTGCTGGGGTCCAGGGTCGTTGGGATCTGTGATTCGGCCGGCAGCCTGGTGCGCCGCGCGGCCCGGGCGGCCGGCGTCGGGCTGCCCGAAGGAAGGCTCGACGGCGTGGGCTACTACGGGCTCAACCACCTGGGCTGGCTGTATCGGCTCGAAGCCGGCGGCGAGGACGTCCTGCCCGGCCTGCTCGCCGACGCCGGGGCGCTGGCAGGGTTCGAGGAGGGCCGCTTGTTCCCGCAACCGTTCCTGGCCGCCCTGGGCTGCCTGCCGAACGAGTACCTGTACTACTACTACGAGACCGCCCGCGCCGTCGCCGCGATGCGCGCCGCAGCGACGACCCGCGGGGAGTCCATCCACCGGCAGCAGGTTGAGCTGTACCCGCGGCTCGCCTCCGCCGGCGCGGACGCGTACCGGTTGTGGGACGCTGCCCGCCGGTCCCGCGAGGAAGGCTACCTGGCGGAGGCCCGGAGCGGCGGCGAGCAGCGGGACGAGGAGGATCTGGCCGGCGGCGGGTACGAGCGCGTCGCGCTGGCCGTGATGCGTGCCCTCGCCGGCGGCGGCGACGCGGAACTGGTCCTGAATACCCCCAACACGGTCCCCGGCCCCGGCGGTGTGCCGGACGCCGCGATCCCCGGCCTACCGGCGGACGCTGTCGTGGAGGTGCCCGCCCGGGTAGGGGCCGGCGGCGTCGTCCCCCTCCCCCAGGCTCGACCGGCGGAGGCGCAGCTGGCGCTGATGCTGCGGGTCAAGGAGGTCGAACGGCTCGTGGTCCGGGCCGCTGCCCCGGCCGGCGCTGCTCCGGCCGGTCCAGGCTGGGCCGGCCCGGGTACGCGCAGGGAAGCCGCCCTGGCGGCGTTCGCCCGGCACCCGCTGGTTGATTCCGACGCCCTGGCAGCCCGGCTGCTCTCCGGCTATGAGGCGGCGTTCCCGCAGCTCAGGGAGCTCTGGCGCCGGGACTCCTAA
- a CDS encoding carbohydrate kinase family protein: MDAIPAPRFDPLAAVRTPGAEGFDLLLTGTVFQDIIFTGLPHAPQPGTEVWSEGMGSCPGGVANQAIAAARLGLRTGLAAAFGDDGYGDYNWKILDRQEHVDLSLSRRVPGWHSPVTVSLSVERDRSMVTHGHPAPVTSTELIGSPPPALAAVADLTEELEPWAADAHRAGVRLFGDVGWDPTGAWAQARLKNLQYFHAFMPNQQEAMAFTGKDNPWGALYALADKVPVAVVTLGAQGAMAVDSETGEEEWVPSLPVPAFDPTGAGDCFGAAFIVGCLAGWPLGDRLRFANLCAALAVQHVGGSLAAPGWGDLADWWQRANARKERQGSQWLRRYRFLEEIVRDVPAEAQRRASATLAHLSDA, translated from the coding sequence ATGGACGCCATTCCAGCGCCTCGCTTCGACCCGCTTGCCGCCGTCCGCACGCCCGGGGCGGAGGGTTTTGACCTGCTGCTGACGGGCACCGTGTTCCAGGACATCATTTTCACCGGGTTGCCGCACGCGCCGCAGCCCGGGACGGAAGTCTGGAGCGAGGGGATGGGCAGCTGCCCCGGCGGGGTGGCGAACCAGGCGATCGCCGCGGCGCGGCTCGGTCTGCGGACCGGCCTTGCAGCCGCCTTCGGCGACGATGGCTACGGCGATTACAACTGGAAGATCCTGGACCGGCAGGAGCACGTTGACCTTTCCCTGTCCCGGCGCGTCCCTGGCTGGCATTCGCCGGTCACGGTGTCACTCAGCGTGGAGCGGGACAGGTCCATGGTGACGCACGGACACCCGGCCCCGGTCACGTCGACGGAACTGATCGGTTCACCGCCACCGGCCCTCGCCGCCGTCGCCGACCTCACGGAGGAGCTTGAACCGTGGGCTGCTGATGCGCACCGGGCCGGTGTCCGGCTTTTCGGCGACGTCGGCTGGGACCCCACGGGCGCGTGGGCCCAGGCCCGGCTGAAGAATCTGCAGTACTTCCACGCCTTCATGCCCAACCAGCAGGAAGCGATGGCCTTCACCGGAAAGGACAACCCCTGGGGGGCGCTCTACGCGCTCGCGGATAAGGTTCCGGTCGCCGTCGTGACGCTGGGAGCGCAGGGCGCCATGGCAGTGGACTCTGAAACCGGCGAGGAAGAGTGGGTGCCGTCGCTGCCGGTCCCGGCCTTCGATCCCACCGGGGCCGGTGACTGCTTCGGGGCCGCGTTCATCGTTGGCTGCCTGGCCGGCTGGCCGCTGGGGGACCGGCTCCGCTTCGCCAACCTGTGCGCCGCCCTGGCCGTGCAGCATGTGGGTGGCTCATTGGCCGCGCCGGGCTGGGGCGACCTGGCCGATTGGTGGCAGCGCGCCAACGCCCGCAAGGAACGCCAGGGCAGCCAGTGGCTCCGGCGCTACCGGTTCCTGGAAGAAATCGTCCGTGACGTGCCGGCGGAGGCCCAGCGGCGGGCCTCTGCAACCCTGGCCCACCTGTCCGACGCGTAG
- the alr gene encoding alanine racemase, with amino-acid sequence MIYPAATGDFEPLADAAPSRVEERSAVIDLEAIRHNVRRLASVASPAKVMAVVKADAYGHGAVPVARAALSAGATWLGVAHISEALALRAAGIEAPMLAWLHTPESNFGAAVAAGIDIGCSGWELGRIVAAAREQERPARIHLKVDTGLGRNGATLATWDSLLGEAIEYQDQGLLRVVGIFSHLAVADEPERPETDEQLAVFREVLAMAQDAGVDPEVRHLANTPATLSRPDTHFDLVRVGLGIYGLSPFEGQNSAEVGLRPAMTVRALVSHCKDVPPGQGVSYGLNYRTSGNSTLGLVPLGYADGVPRVATGGPVRVAGVNYPVVGRIAMDQMVIDLGPLSVSAGGTSLLGAEAVLFGDGTDGGPTAEDWARAAGTNNYEIVTRISPRVPRRYINEAPMPGAGTMQ; translated from the coding sequence GTGATATACCCAGCAGCAACAGGTGATTTTGAGCCCCTCGCGGACGCGGCGCCGTCCCGCGTCGAGGAGCGCTCGGCGGTAATCGACCTTGAGGCCATCCGGCACAACGTCCGCCGGCTGGCGTCCGTGGCTTCCCCGGCCAAGGTGATGGCCGTGGTGAAGGCCGACGCTTACGGCCATGGCGCCGTCCCTGTGGCCCGGGCCGCCCTCAGCGCGGGGGCCACCTGGCTGGGCGTCGCGCACATTTCCGAGGCCCTTGCCCTGCGTGCCGCCGGGATCGAGGCGCCGATGCTGGCGTGGCTGCACACCCCCGAAAGTAACTTCGGCGCCGCCGTGGCCGCCGGCATCGACATCGGTTGCTCCGGCTGGGAGCTGGGCCGCATCGTGGCCGCCGCCCGGGAGCAGGAGCGCCCCGCGCGGATCCACCTGAAAGTCGACACGGGGCTCGGCCGCAACGGCGCCACCCTGGCGACGTGGGACTCGCTGCTGGGCGAGGCCATCGAGTACCAGGACCAAGGGCTGCTGCGGGTCGTGGGGATCTTCTCCCACCTGGCCGTCGCGGACGAACCCGAACGACCGGAGACCGACGAGCAGCTGGCCGTGTTCCGCGAGGTCCTGGCCATGGCCCAGGATGCGGGCGTCGACCCCGAGGTCCGCCACCTTGCCAACACCCCGGCAACCTTGTCGCGGCCGGATACCCACTTCGACCTGGTGCGGGTGGGGCTGGGCATTTACGGGCTCTCCCCGTTCGAGGGGCAAAACTCGGCGGAAGTCGGGCTGCGTCCGGCGATGACGGTCCGGGCCCTCGTCTCGCATTGCAAGGACGTGCCGCCGGGCCAGGGCGTTTCCTACGGCCTGAACTACCGCACCAGCGGCAACAGCACGCTCGGCCTGGTCCCGCTGGGCTACGCCGACGGCGTGCCGCGGGTCGCCACCGGCGGCCCCGTCCGGGTGGCCGGTGTGAATTACCCCGTGGTGGGCCGCATCGCCATGGACCAGATGGTCATCGACCTGGGCCCGCTCTCTGTCTCCGCCGGCGGGACCTCGCTGCTCGGCGCGGAAGCGGTGCTGTTCGGTGACGGGACCGACGGCGGCCCCACCGCCGAGGACTGGGCCAGGGCAGCGGGCACCAACAACTATGAGATCGTCACCCGGATCAGCCCGCGCGTGCCCCGCCGCTACATCAACGAAGCGCCAATGCCCGGCGCCGGGACCATGCAGTGA
- the tsaE gene encoding tRNA (adenosine(37)-N6)-threonylcarbamoyltransferase complex ATPase subunit type 1 TsaE, whose protein sequence is MSGPAWERTLDVGTAAGTHALAAALGAELQAGDLLVLTGELGAGKTTFTQGLAEGLGVRAGIISPTFVLVRIHPNLPDGPRPGGPDLVHVDAYRLGSAAEVDDIDLENTLDSAVTVVEWGRDRVEHLSESRLEVELYRQLGSAGTAGNSAGTGSQQSDHPPAGPVLDFDTDDADEPRTVVFRGFGPRWAEPPAALAGLPASPATPETD, encoded by the coding sequence GTGAGCGGCCCCGCCTGGGAGCGGACGCTCGACGTCGGGACTGCCGCCGGCACCCACGCCCTCGCGGCCGCGCTTGGTGCCGAGCTGCAAGCCGGGGACCTGCTGGTCCTCACCGGCGAGCTTGGCGCGGGGAAGACCACCTTCACCCAGGGGCTGGCCGAAGGCCTCGGCGTCCGGGCCGGAATCATTTCGCCCACGTTCGTGCTGGTCCGGATTCACCCCAATTTGCCGGACGGACCGCGCCCGGGCGGCCCGGACCTGGTCCATGTTGATGCGTACCGGCTTGGCTCGGCCGCCGAGGTCGATGACATCGACTTGGAGAACACGCTGGACAGTGCGGTGACCGTCGTGGAGTGGGGCCGGGACCGGGTTGAACACCTGAGCGAGAGCCGGCTCGAAGTGGAGCTCTACCGCCAGCTGGGCAGCGCCGGTACCGCCGGCAACAGCGCCGGCACGGGCTCGCAGCAAAGCGACCATCCCCCCGCAGGCCCGGTGCTGGACTTCGACACCGACGACGCCGACGAGCCCCGCACCGTGGTGTTCCGCGGCTTTGGCCCACGCTGGGCGGAGCCGCCGGCCGCCCTGGCCGGTCTGCCTGCCTCTCCCGCGACCCCGGAAACGGACTGA
- the tsaB gene encoding tRNA (adenosine(37)-N6)-threonylcarbamoyltransferase complex dimerization subunit type 1 TsaB — protein MLILAIDTSAVASAALVSDDSLESAVASFATEDTRSHAEVLAPGIDRLLTGAGLRGADVDVIVTGVGPGPFTGLRSGIVTARSLAFVWQKPLYGLMSLDAIALEVAESTESAAEFIVATDARRKEVYWARYALAGGQLPQLLDGPHVGFAADLPDLPVYGAGAGLYADVLKAVPEFAGRQPEALSLGQFALARLAAGGQLLDTTPLYLRESDAQVPGPRKRAL, from the coding sequence ATGCTCATTCTCGCCATCGATACCTCGGCTGTCGCCAGCGCGGCACTCGTTTCCGACGACTCGCTGGAATCCGCTGTGGCCAGCTTCGCCACCGAGGACACCCGCAGCCATGCCGAGGTTCTCGCCCCGGGCATCGACCGGCTGCTGACCGGCGCGGGCCTCCGGGGCGCCGACGTCGACGTCATTGTCACCGGGGTGGGGCCGGGGCCGTTCACCGGCCTCCGCTCGGGCATTGTCACCGCGCGCAGCCTGGCTTTTGTCTGGCAAAAGCCGCTTTACGGGCTGATGAGCCTTGATGCGATTGCCCTTGAGGTGGCCGAATCGACGGAATCCGCCGCGGAGTTCATCGTCGCCACCGACGCGCGGCGCAAGGAAGTCTACTGGGCCCGGTACGCCCTCGCCGGCGGCCAGTTGCCGCAGCTGCTGGACGGGCCGCACGTGGGCTTCGCCGCCGACCTGCCCGACCTTCCGGTCTACGGTGCCGGTGCCGGCCTGTATGCGGACGTGCTGAAAGCTGTCCCGGAATTTGCGGGCCGGCAACCCGAGGCACTGTCGCTGGGCCAGTTCGCGCTGGCACGCCTGGCCGCGGGCGGGCAGCTCCTGGACACCACCCCGTTGTACCTGCGCGAATCCGATGCGCAGGTTCCCGGCCCGCGGAAGCGCGCGCTGTGA